One genomic window of Syntrophotaleaceae bacterium includes the following:
- a CDS encoding penicillin-binding transpeptidase domain-containing protein, whose product MPKHVGFIALCLTMIVSGCSASNHVQEKRTAIKLQQIPDQQRLQDAFKSSEGTMVIIDAHSEKRIIYNDSLASEQRPPCSTFKIWNSLIGLELSLVTSADESFYLWDGKKRFLDAWNKDLTFKEAFQSSCVPAFQQLATKIGPERMQEWLNKIHYGNRDISSGIDVFWLPEKDRKTILISPIEQALQVKKLINGKLPFSEKSKSVLKDVMQVKEGKNGVLYGKTGSGMNEEGVFTLGWFVGYVESGGNVFTFACLTQGENANGLRARKIVTEIFTNQGLL is encoded by the coding sequence ATGCCTAAGCATGTTGGCTTTATTGCGTTATGCCTCACAATGATAGTATCAGGTTGCTCTGCTTCAAATCATGTCCAAGAAAAAAGAACAGCAATTAAACTTCAACAGATTCCTGACCAACAACGGCTTCAAGATGCCTTCAAGAGTTCTGAAGGCACCATGGTTATTATTGATGCTCACTCAGAAAAAAGAATTATTTACAACGACTCACTGGCTAGTGAGCAGCGTCCTCCATGCTCTACATTCAAAATCTGGAACTCTCTAATTGGGTTGGAATTGTCCCTTGTAACTTCGGCAGACGAGAGTTTCTATTTGTGGGATGGCAAGAAACGTTTTCTGGATGCCTGGAACAAAGACCTCACATTCAAAGAAGCTTTTCAATCATCATGCGTACCTGCCTTTCAGCAACTGGCAACGAAGATTGGACCAGAAAGAATGCAGGAATGGCTCAACAAAATTCATTACGGCAACCGAGATATTTCTTCGGGCATAGATGTTTTCTGGCTACCTGAAAAAGATCGAAAAACGATTCTAATTTCACCCATCGAACAGGCGCTACAGGTAAAAAAACTTATTAACGGGAAGCTTCCATTTTCAGAAAAGTCAAAGTCAGTTCTCAAAGACGTTATGCAAGTAAAGGAAGGTAAAAACGGTGTTTTATATGGAAAGACCGGCTCTGGAATGAACGAGGAAGGTGTGTTTACCTTGGGGTGGTTTGTCGGTTATGTGGAAAGTGGAGGCAATGTCTTTACTTTTGCATGTCTAACCCAAGGGGAAAATGCAAATGGGCTGCGGGCACGCAAGATCGTTACAGAAATATTTACCAACCAAGGCCTGTTGTAA
- the lexA gene encoding transcriptional repressor LexA, protein MGRNREDDITPLQQETLDEICRYVSAKGYPPTVKEMSETFGISHASVHDRINQLVRKGYLKREEGKARGLTVTKHPQTNAVALVAVPIVGTVAAGHPIFAHENITGEVLVEASVVGSGKCFALYTQGDSMIDAGINDGDLIIVRRQPIAEDGDIVIALLDDEATVKRLKIDNELIELVPENPRLKPIRVKPEDELRILGKVVGRKRI, encoded by the coding sequence ATGGGCAGAAACAGAGAAGACGACATTACGCCGTTGCAGCAGGAAACACTTGATGAAATATGCCGGTACGTTTCAGCCAAAGGGTATCCGCCGACGGTTAAAGAAATGAGCGAAACATTTGGAATCAGTCACGCCAGTGTGCATGACCGGATCAACCAGCTGGTTCGCAAAGGTTATTTGAAAAGAGAGGAAGGTAAGGCTCGCGGTCTGACCGTGACCAAGCATCCTCAGACAAACGCGGTCGCCCTTGTGGCGGTTCCGATTGTCGGCACGGTTGCAGCCGGTCATCCGATTTTCGCTCATGAGAACATCACGGGCGAGGTTCTGGTGGAAGCATCCGTTGTCGGATCAGGTAAGTGCTTTGCCTTGTACACACAGGGCGACAGTATGATCGATGCCGGAATAAATGACGGCGACCTGATCATTGTGAGGCGTCAGCCAATTGCCGAGGACGGTGATATCGTTATTGCTCTGCTTGACGATGAAGCCACGGTCAAAAGGCTGAAAATTGATAATGAGCTCATCGAGCTGGTCCCGGAGAATCCGAGGCTGAAACCGATCAGGGTCAAACCTGAAGATGAATTGAGGATTCTTGGCAAAGTGGTGGGCCGTAAACGAATTTGA